One Odontesthes bonariensis isolate fOdoBon6 chromosome 12, fOdoBon6.hap1, whole genome shotgun sequence genomic window, GAACTGGAGTTAAAAGAGTTACGACAACAGATGGTAGTTGACTGCTGTCCTCGCAGTGGTCATTTAAAGCATGGtagtgtaaaaattggctttgttcttagacattatgaatgaaataagtatcagtacttttccattatgacctaaagtgatccaggagtagaaagataaaacaattgggaaagcctgggaaagcaagggcagattcacacacacattgttttgggctgatccagagaatatgacgaagcatgttgaacctactcatgtccaatcatactcggtcgagtgtgagtccaacctatgaagctataaatacaaatgatacccggaaatcgaggcgcagtctgacagacttcctgcgggagctctttcccactgagcccagcgctgatatgttttgacgtgtgactacaaataaagacttaattttcacttgaattactccggtccgttcttgagcttccagctaaaagaaccgaatctaacagtaGTTTAACAAACCTTGATCAGAGACAACTGGGTTTAATGGATGAACTGCTTTCAAGGTGGAGAAACGCAAAAGAATTGGTTAATTATAACTGAATATCATATCTCATTTGAGTAATGGCTTATCCTAATCTATTCTATGTGAATCATCTGGcataaatgctttatttttatttcaaggcAAACTGTTCTTCAAACAAGGTACATTTCACATtccttttctgtcatttttctcTCAGGCCAAAGAGGGCATCAAAGGTGAACGTGGACCAGACGGGGAGCCCGGTCTAAATGGGTTTCCAGGTGAGAGGGGTCCCCCAGGAATGCCAGGTTTTGGTCGACCAGGAGAGTCTGGGGAGAAGGGCAGTCAGGGGAGACAAGGAAATCCTGGACTTCCTGGACCATCTGGTAAGCATGTGATCTGATAATAGACAAACAGCAAATGAGTGCATGCAATTGTGTTTCAACATGCAGTATGCCTGTACCTTGTATTCAACAGGTGCAAAAGGTGAGGCAGGTACAAATATTAGCCTTCCTGGACCTCAGGGGATACCTGGACCACGAGGGGAAAGTGGCAGACCTGGACTTCAAGGTGTGGAACAGTATAGTATATTTATTTGTCAGCTACGTTCATTCATACTTAAAATATTGATCATAAGTGTGTCACTTTAGGATGATTTGTAGAACTTGAATTAGTCTAGAGCTGAAAATGATGCTGCAGATTCATATATAGGTAAAGCTTACTCGTTCAGTTTACTATATTAAATGTTGTAATTGCAGGTGATAGAGGACAGCAGGGAGACCCAGGTTTGCCAGGTTTTCCGGGTGATAAGGGTGAGCTAGGACCACCAGGAATTGGATTTCCAGGCCCAACTGGTTCTAAAGGTCAGTCAGTTCATTACTTGACCCCTCCACTCTAAAAGCAAAATGCAAACAAAATCTTTATACAATGCATGCGCATTAGGAGAATTATACAGAAGCCATTGTCCATGTTTCTAGGAACCAGTGGAATTCCAGGAGCTCAAGGATTAACTGGAGAGCCAGGAAGACCAGGACGGGATGGCTTAACTGGAAAATCTGGTCCACCTGGACAAAAAGTGTGTATTTCTCTGCAGATACTTGACAACTTAACAATACATTACAAAGAGTGCATCCTCCACCGAGGCCAATGCGTTTTTTTCACAATTTTATGCATGTGATCCTGAGCCAACTCAAAAAATAAATTCTGCTTTTGCCCAATGCTTTACCAAGTTTTATGAGATTTGACTTTACAGTTTTTCCGTAATCTTGTTAACATTGTCCAAACAGACAAACCGTGATGATCACATACTAAGGCAAGATGAGGTTATACTCCTCTTCTCCTCTCATCAAGATACCTCCCAgtccagaaacatgcatgttaagttaacTGGTAATTCTAAGTTGACCCAAGGAGTGACCctagtttgtctcatttgtctacGTGTGGCCCTATGATGGATGGGTgacccatccagggtgtaccctgcctctcgccaaATGGCAcctgtgaccctgaattggattaagcgggtatagaaaatggatggctgGATTTTCAAGATACAGATGTGCCAGACACTGTGCAGTCGAGTTGTAAAGGATCTGAAGCAACACAGTTTAATCAGTTCAAAAGCTCTATTGTGAtactataaaataaataaatctcacaacaacaaaacaatctGTTATGCAGAGATAGTAATCGATGATATATCGGGATATTTTGATGTCATATTGAATCACTGTCAGTTTTTCAAATCATATGGCTACCTTAAACCTTGTAAACCTTGCAGGGTGATCCTGGACGGGGTCTTCCTGGTCCAAAAGGTTCACAAGGCTTTCCAGGAGTTTCTGGTTTCCCAGGAGAGAAAGGTACCATTGGATTTGCTGGTATTCCTGGACAAGAAGGACAGACAGGACCACCAGGACCTCAGGGTTACAAAGGTACTGGAAGAAACTCATAACTTTGCAGTGAAGCTTAACCAGATTTAGTTAATACCAAGAAATTGAAAAGGCTTATTTTCTATACTAAGATTAAAATTATTTGGTTTTTGAAAATAGGTGACATTGGGGTCCCAGGACCTCCTGGACAGGTTGGTCAACCTGGTCCCCCTGGAAAAGGCTTGCCAGGATCTCCTGGACCAGAAGGACCACCTGGAGAGCCCGGACCATATGGTGAGCACAAACTCAGAGAAACaataaatgaattgataaacaaacagacaaatcaATAAATACGTTAAAAAAATCATCTTAATGTAAGCTTCTTTGCCATGTCCCTGTGGAAAAATAACAAGGGTAAATGATATAATTAACTGCGCCTGCTAACTGCTTCAGTTCCCTTTTATTGCCACTGGAACAGAACGGGGTAAGAAAAGGGTTGCTGCGATACTGGAATTTCAAACTAGATACCGATGTCAAGGAAAATACTCCATACTGAATACCATTTTTGATACAATGCagtgaaaaatgacaaataaacaaGGCTCCACTCTTTACTCTTGAGTTTGATACCAATGAATAAATCATTTGTAAAAGGATGTTTTGGCAATGCGTCTGTTTCTGCCGAGTTTATGGAAGTTTGTGGTCGAATCGGGAAACATAATTTTTAAAGATATAGATCAAGATTATGATACCGAACTGCTACTACTGTATGACGAGTCTCAACGTCAGCTGGAAAACAAAGCGTAGCCAACTTCTGATGCATATTCTTGATCTTTCCTTCAGACTGTCCGCTGATCTTGACGAAAATATACTATATGTGTGTCTATTTTACACAGGTGGGGTAGGTGTAAAAGGAGAAAAGGGTTTCCCAGGCACACCTGGTCTGGACATGCCAGGTCTTCAAGGAGAGAAGGGAAGTTCGGGGTTCCCGGGAGTCCCGGGTTCCAAAGGACTGCCAGGACTACCAGGCTTACCAGGCAGAGACGGCCTAATTGGAAAACAAGGTAAGACGGTCAAACAGGATGCACATTCACAACAACTGGAACTTCGGGGCCGTCTGACCTTGCCTTTCTGTAGGTGGTGCTAGCCAGACCGTAGGGGGTATCTCTCTGCAGATGCAAAGCAGAAATCTCCTGCCAAAGCATTGATGGCTGATTTTACTCATGATGTGTCTTGTGAAAAACATTTAATAGACGTGTTACGATTTTCACATGAGTGACAATGATTCCCATTCTGATCAAAAAGCTGGTGGTCCTCTGGAAAACACTTTTAGAATTCAATAGAAATTATCTCTCAAAGTGACATACAGTATTGTTCAATCAAGCTTCAAATATCTTTCTCCAGTTTCCACTTTCCTGACAAAATGTGACCGTTTCTAtcgaaagaaaaaaatgacatggCAATGACGGCATGTCAACATTGAAGCTTCAAAATGGCACCTCACAAACTAACGGGTGACACCACTGTTTGTGTCTCATccatgtgctcatttcaagtttgtttcatttttcttttttcaccttTAAATGGGAATTCTCAGTGCAAGTGTGGTATTAAGAGCTTTCAAAGTTAGGAATGGATTCAAATCCTAGCAAAACTGAAATGttttaaactgataagaaatgGGTTTTATATAATTGTTGTTTGAAAATTTGCTGGACATATACTTTATGTTGTCCTAATGTAATCACACGAGCCAGTTTGAAAGTGTGTACATCCCTTTTAATCTTCTAGATTTTAATCTCCTTTTCAGTCAACGTAATCTgactttatgtgtgtgtttgtgtgtgtgctgtaggtTTTAAAGGTGAAATGGGGGTCATGGGAACGCCGGGAGTGGCAGGATATCCTGGGCTACCAGGTACACCTGGATCTCCTGGTCTGAGAGGTGAGCAAATGATAAAACCCTTGCTGGTCTTACAGTACGTGCAAGCTTCTCGAATTTCTTTAGCTTTGTCAGCAACAGTCAAAACCTTGCTGTTCCACCACTTATCACAGGTGATCCTGGTATTACTGGACCAAGAGGAAATGTTGGAGAAACTGGACTTAAGGGTGAAAGGGGAGAGCCAGGTCTTCAGGGACCTCCTGGGAACATGAGTAAAGTTGACATGGATCACATGAAGGGGGAGAAGGGAGACATCGGAGACTCAGGTACAAATTAGAATGCAGATTGCTGGCTTAGTACAAGTATCTTTTTCATTTGTGGATTTACTATACACAAAACCAATGGTGATTCTGGTTAATGATTCAGTGTTAAAGAAAAAGGTTTGTGCCCATGTggatttttcattctgttttctaATCAGGCCACCCTGGTTTCGCTGGAGAGAAAGGCCACCGTGGACTTCAAGGAGACCCTGGAATGCCTGGCAAAGATGGAGATCCTGGATTACCTGGCCAACCAGGTAACTCTTCCCACCACCTCAACTTCAATTTAGACTGTATTACATATTTCCATGCATGTAAACTTTGTATAATGGGATCTCTGGCTCAATACCACTGATGTTTTTTAGGGGAGAAAGGAGATTCTGGTTTACCTGGAGATCCTGGAGGTATAGGACAACCTGGACAGAAAGGCAGTGTTGGGGAGATGGGAATACCAGGTAGATGCacacaaataaaacacacaaaatgcaTGCTATGGAAAGTGTAATGGAAGTGTTAGTGCAGCCGTTATTATACATGGCTCTGAAGCCCTGAAATTTTCCAGACATGTTTCAGGGGGTTTTCATGTGAGAACGCAAATTTCACCACTCAGTAATTTTTCTATGTATTTTGTTCTTTGAACATCCCACAGTTTTCATGTGTGACAATGACTTgagaatgtgtttgtgtgtgtatttttgtattttacattaaaaaaaaacagcatttcaaTTCTATAAGGACAGAAATGCAAGTTGCTGTTTTCAGACTATTTACTGTTTATTTATAGGATTCTGAAAAGCTGATTGTAATAGTAATCAAATCATCTTCTTAGGGTCCACATCTGACATACAATACAGAGTACTTTACATGCTGAACACTAATTACTTTAATATACATAAAATTACATGAAGTGTATTCATATTATAAATATTACAAAGCCTACACTGATTTGAAATgttaatatattaatatatgacGCCAAAGAAAAAGATCAAAACAGAATCATTTACAaaaaattcatttaaaacaaaatgaaatgagcCCAAACCTAAGATTGAATGTTAACATTGTGTGGCACATTTTCTATGCAGGTTAAACGCTTGTATATATCAGATTTTCTTTGCTCgtacgtgtgtttgtgcaggtCCGGTTGGTCCAAAGGGTACAAAGGGTGACATTGGTACAGCGGGACATATTGGATTCAGAGGCACAGATGGTGAAAAGGGAGACACGGGAATACCTGGTGAGCCAGGTATCGGGGTCCCAGGATATCCAGGAGAAAAGGTAATCCACTAGGTAAAACAAGTGATAGTAATAGGATAACTGAAGAGGTCTGGACTCACCAGCACCGAAGTAAGGAGAATAACCTGACAAAAATTATTTCAAATGCTCAAGTCCAAAACTTTTTGTTATTTACATAACAACAAATGACGTTTAGAGTACAGTCAGTTCGAGCGTCAGTGGTACTGACAGTATCTCTGTATGTTGTCTTGCTCAGTGTACATACACACTCAACAATTAACAAACAAAGAGAGCTTTGAGAGTGCACATTTTACCAAAGCCAATTCTGTATTTTCCAAGTTTTAAAGAAACTGATTGTGATCCACACCCCTTCCTTTACCCACTCTCCAACTTTTCAGAACACATAAACTGGCCCAGTGTGTAAGCTCACTGGTGGACGTAACAAATAAAGCAATCAACAAAGGACTTCAAATGCAATCTTTTCAGAAatacgattttttttttaaccatttttttatgtaaaacatTTGTGTAAATTTTATTTACACGCAAGTGTAAAGTAATTTTTCTATCCCATGCCAATTAGGTCCCTTCATTACATTAACCTACCTGTCTTAATTATTTAATTGACAATCCTTTCGATTCCTCTACCCACATAGGGCCTGACCGGCCAGCCAGGATTTCCAGGGTCACATGGAGACAAGGGGGAGAAAGGTCTCGAAGGAATGCCTGGCAAGCCTGGACTGCAGGGGTCTAAGGGTGACAAAGGCAGCGTTGGGTATCCAGGTCAGATTTCAGTTTGTGTTGTCTCACTCAATTGGTTCAACAGGACAAATCAGGGTATTGTTATCACACATGCTGTTGTTTTTAGATATTTTCTTatttgagtttgtgtgtgtggatgtgtgtggatgtgtgtgttgtATAGGTCAGGCAGGTAGACCAGGAGAGAGAGGTAATCCTGGGCTTCCTGGGTCTGCAGGAGAGCCCGGTCGTGACGGCAATCCTGGTAAGTAACTTATTACATCAGCCAGCAAATATGTCAATCATCAATCATCAGTATTCTAAGTGTTATTATTCAATCTCATACAGAAAGGATTCATACATCTGTTCAAAGCTAATTAATTTGACTTGCAGGACAACAGCAAGTGAAGTGAAATCATACCTTTTCCAGTCTAACTAACAGTAAATGACAGGAAGTAAATTTATTCTTCTCCAGGTGAAGGTGGCCGACAGGGGCCTCCCGGTGCCCGTGGAGAGAAGGGTGAGCCGGGAGAGGATGGCATTCCCGGAACCTCAGGGGAGAGAGGAGACCCAGGTTAGTGTTAGGGGAGTCACTGTAGGATAAGAAAAGCCCATAATGATGCTTCATATTGTTGCCAAATTGAAAGCTGCAACTGATGATGAAAGTTAATTAAATCAGCAGCTGACATGCCAGTTAGTGTACAGCATTTAGACGAGGTTGATGAAATGCTGGCATTTCATTCATGAATATTAACCATacttttcaattcagttttcagtttatttatataagcacaatcacaacaaatgtaatctcaCAGCATTTaaatgatacagtccaattcaagccatttAGAGTCcagttcattgtaattataatccaatcaaatccaattgatCAAAATAGTCCAATCCATagatacagagccaattcaaaaaaaaattcctagtttaggaaacaaacagattgcaccgaaacttctctgtGGTCCAgtcccccgtcctgagcgtgcatgaggtgactgtggagagaaacgattCCCTTTTAAcaagaagaaacctctggcagaaccagactcaggaagggtggccatccgcctcggccagctggggtttgagaggacagaaaagaggggacaacaaacgccgtaacaccattcaaaggatacctgctgagaaagagaaaaacaagttaatgacaacaataatgccaaatgtacataatgCCATATGAGAAATTGAATGGGAGGGGGAAATGTAGCAAAGTGAGAAATGGTGTGTCATaggaggccccccagcagtctaggcctatagcagcataactatgggatgtttcaggaccacctgagccatccctaaatATAAGCtctatcaaaaaggaaagttttaggCCTGGTCTTAATGTTAGAGAGGGtttctgcttcccggacatatactggcagctggttccacaagagagggaaCCAGctacctgataactgaaggctctgcctcccattctacatTTAGAAACTgtaggaaccacaagtaaacctgcagtttgggagcaaggtgctctgttgggaaaatatcaaaccatgagatctttaagatatgatggagcttggtcattaagagctttatacgTGAGGAGATTCTATTTTGagtttaacagggagccaatgaagagaagctaaaactggagaaatgttcattctcatcagaactctggctgcactATACTGGATCAGCCTTGATGTAACAAATGCATAGACCAGTTTtcctgcatcactctgagacaggatgttcctaattTGGCATTGTTGCAAAGGTGAAAGAAAGCAGTTCTAGAaagctgttttatatgtgcatcAAATGacaaattctggtcaaaaataactccaaggttcctcactgtagtactaaAGTCAAAGAAATACCACCTAGAGTAAGAGCTAGATAGTTTCTCCTTGAAGCGATCAGATTCAAAGGCAACAACttaatttttttctgaatttagaagcagacagttctgagtcatccaggtctttatgtctttaaaacGTACTTGTAGCCTGACCAACCCATTGGTTTCATCATGTTTcctagataagtacagctgagtatcatcagcatagcaatggaaatgtataccatgctgtctaataatgttacctaatggaagcacaAGTAGAGTGAAAataatcggtccaagcacagaaccctgaggaactccatgacttactctggtgtgtgaggaagattctttgtttacaagaacaaactggaatctatcagataaatatgacttaaaccagcccaatggagttcctttaatcccaataacatgttgaaACCTCTGTAACAGAACGTTGTGATCAGTTGTattaaatgcagcactgagatccaacaggacaagcataGACACAAGTCCACTAttagaggctaagaggagatcattggtaactttcaccaatgccgtttctgtgctatgatgctcTCTGAATCTGAGgcaattttttcaagaactttagacaaaaaaagagagattggATATAAGttgtacatatcctgtcaaccaagacagattgatcaaatccaatatgaaaGTGTTGatcaatggtaaaaaaaaacttccttgagcagtctggttgggattgggtttAAAATACAAAGTTAATCATTAACACTTAATCTATAAAAAGGTTGATCCGGCATCTCTACCAGTTCTTTATTCCAGCAAAGCCGCAGAAGTCTAACCCTAACGCTCTCCAACACCATCTTACATCCTAGAAGATATGATACATCTTGCGGCAAACTTCGAAGAACCTGTGATTCCTCAAGAAGTAGAGTCCACTCTGTCACTTCTTGTAAATAGCGTTAGTGTTGCATTTCCCGTTCAAACTGTAAATAATGAGTTAAATACCCAAACCTATTAAGATGTGCGTGACCCCAAGCAAGCGCTGCAGTTAAATTAGCAAAACTTTTGCGCTCATTGTTTTAAATACCTCATATTAGCTTAATAATTGGCATGATGAACAACTTTCTGCCACTAGTCCTTTGTTGCGTTATTTGTGCCTTTTTCAAGGTTCAAGTTTGTCAGTTTTTGATAACTAAATCGCTTCAGACTCAGAGAATTTAATGTTTGAATAATTTCACATTCAAATGTCTACTGATATAACATCCAATCTGAAAActattttaataatttctttgaaAAAGATTCCACTCATGAACAACAAGTTTGAGGATGTCATGGGGAATTATGATTAAATTGATTCATTGTTGAtgccaaaaagaaaagacaaaaatgcGTACTTGCGTGTAAATAATATTCATACAAATTGAGagctacataaaaaaaaagaaaaaaaaaagaggatcaGTCATCTTTTAAGAATCataaaattctaagtaggttcattTTGATTACTatgaaatttttatttatttatttttttgctgatGAGAACTTTCTTTGAGGAAATTGccaaatatgattaaatgttaTTTCTCTGCTTATCCTGTTTTCTTTCCTCAAGTAACCATTCTCATTTTAAGCCAGTAGGAAATATTGAATGAATCAAAATTTATTCCCTTTATCTGCCATTTTCCACAGGTTTATCTGGACAGGGTTCACCTGGGCCACCTGGAGCACTTGGTATTAAAGGTAAGAACCCATCCATCATGGACCTCTGTCCTTCAATTACGTtccatcagctgtttcaccaTGGGCCTCTTCACTTCCCTCGCCAGGTGAGACTGGTAGTCCTGGTGTCCCTGGCACCCCTGGTCATCCAGGTGTTCCTGGTATCAAGGGAGACAAAGGATTTTCAGGCCCCCAGGGACCCCTCGGAGAGCCAGGAGAGAGAGGTCTCCCAGGCATCTCTTTAGAGGGCCCTAAAGgagagaggggagagacagGACAACCTGGAGAATCAGGTGAtaagaaataaattaaatgatgtGCCCTGACATGAATTTTGTTTGTACAAGAGGATATACATGCTGTTGAATGGCAGAAGTGTTAACACAGACAACCTGTACTctatacaacaaaaaaaaggagcacCAGGAACAGCGGGACCTGGTGGTTTGCCCGGCAGAGAAGGCCCAAAGGGAGATAAAGGTGATCAGGGTCCCCCTGGTTTCAGCGGAGAGGCGGGACACAAGGGCGACAGCGGAACTTCTGGATTGCCTGTATGTCGTGAGGGTCTTTTCCAGTGTATCTTTTTTTTACTGCACGGATTAATGTGTGTACCAGTGGAGATATCTGGTACCTGGCAGTTAGAGCTTTGATGATGCTGCAAAAATTAATAACTTTGTGTCTATGTGTTTTGGTTTAAGGGACAACCTGGGCTTCCTGGTATCGATGGTCAGAAGGGAGAGAGAGGATTGCAGGGTGTTCACGGCTTCCCAGGTGAGTCTTCACACTGTAATATAAAAGTTAGTAATTGTAAATGGGCCATTATTATGTCTCTCAGTTGTGATGACATTGAGTACATTCATCTCATGGATATTAATGAAGTCCTTTTTACATATTTGCAAACATAGTTTTTTCTTTGAACCTCTTTGAAACTGTATGTTTAGCTAAAGATTGTATGTTTGAACAACACCACAAggagaacagtttttttttcagtcattttggaAAAAACTAATGGCATTAGAGCATTATTATGTATATATGCTACATAGCTAGATGCCCTTGAATTATTTTCAAGCAATCTTCGATATAATCTAGAAATTAGTCTTAGCTGAATCAATGGCAAGAAGTTGCCAGTCCCTGAGGCAATTGGAGCAACCCCAGATCATAGCATttccaccaccatgcttcaaAGTTTGCTTGACTCCACTTCTGAGAGGACGTTATTCATCAGAGTGTAGCCTGAGTGTTTCATGACGTTGAAAAGGCTTTCTTTTTCATGAGTATATCGGCGAAAGACACCCTTTGTAAGAAATTAAGAGAAGAgaaatatgtatatgtgtgtgtgttttcattcaaataatatttgataaaatacattttataccAACTCTAGGTACAAAGGGTGATGGTGGAGATATTGGCTTTAGTGGAGAAGTGGGTGACAGAGGATTCCCAGGAGAAAAAGGTACGGAAAAGACGAGAATACCTCCAGTGTGTTAGTATTGAAAACCCTCACTGATAATAATATAGAATTTAATTCTTGATATCTTTCAATGAAACTGCATATATCAGGAAGTGAAGGCCTTCCTGGTCCCCCTGGCCCCCACACCTTCATCAAAGGAGATATTGGGTTCCCAGGAGTCCAGGGCATGCCAGGACCTCAGGGGCCACCAGGGCTCCTTGGACAGAAAGGGCAACAAGGTGAGATTTATTTAGGAATGTTTCAAATGAGGCCTGTGCCTCTGAGTACAgcaaagaaggagaaaaaaaagagaaatgtttcaaTTTATTTCCACTGTGATGCAGCCATTTTGTCCTTCCCTTACCCATCCAAGTCAATAACATTTCCATTGCTTTTGCTATTTAATCTCAGGTGTGTCGGGTATTCCAGGACCAAAAGGTGATGAAGGTCTCCCCGGATATCATGGTCAGCCAGGAGCCAAAGGAGAGTCCGGTCTACCAGGGCCACAAGGTGAAAGGTTCACATGGACGAAAGGTGTCGATGCTGTTGTGCTGTCACTTTCTTAACACATTGATTGTTACATGTGTTTAGGACCCAGAGGGTACCCTGGCCCTCCTGGACCTGATGGAGTTCCAGGTCAAGTTGGTCCACCTGGCCCTTCGTCCATGGATCATGGATTCCTGGTAACACGTCACAGCCAAACAACTGAGGTTCCATTTTGTCCTGAGGGAACCGGGCTAATATATGATGGCTACTCTTTGCTCTACGTACAAGGCAATGAGCGCTCTCATGGACAAGACTTAGGTGAGAACCACCACCCTGGAGAGAATAAAATTGAAATGCACAAAAGGGATGTTTTGTAGGGTGAATAACTATGTGCTGTTGTTTTAGGTACGGCGGGCAGCTGTCTCAGAAAGTTCAGCCCCATGCCCTTCCTCTTCTGTAACATAAACAACGTGTGCAACTTTGCCTCCCGTAATGATTATTCCTACTGGCTCACCTCACCAGAGCCCATGCCCATGAGCATGGCAGCTATCACTGGGCAAAGCATTAAACCCTTCATCAGCAGGTTTGTTAAC contains:
- the col4a1 gene encoding uncharacterized protein col4a1 gives rise to the protein MLLPSGTLLLLAALYSRLDLNGAEGCGASCGKCDCSGVKGAKGERGLPGLQGYVGFPGMQGPEGPHGPMGPKGDFGESGAPGLKGVRGPPGLPGMPGNPGLPGINGIDGPPGSPGIPGCNGTKGERGRDGSSGFPGLQGPPGFPGTPGMKGDPGGLIGIVPLKGERGFPGVTGLPGVPGFRGPAGPPGLRGYQGPKGDPGLPGPPGEKGDKLAFVSEKGDKGDQGLRGPPGPPGPSEEAGGGETTVVLQGPPGADGTKGDKGDKGVCIPYLDGVKGDPGPSGPRGKPGKDGGDGAKGEKGYAGAPGLVGLQGESGERGPPGYGTGAPGPPGPRGLPGLEGEKGFTGPQGEAGPPGRHVEGPRGEKGLKGDVGEKGYRGIDGESLPGPPGQPGPTGQPGPPGPPIDLDECRIQRGAPGPPGPSGLQGEEGQKGDKGDTCVRCEVDGTHGLPGPLGPKGDRGPPGPAGNKGEKGNSGNPGQPGRSGSEGNPGLMGAPGAVGEPGDIFVAPGYKGDKGISGRPGLTGQRGQDGLPGKDGIPGQPGLKGEPAKEGIKGERGPDGEPGLNGFPGERGPPGMPGFGRPGESGEKGSQGRQGNPGLPGPSGAKGEAGTNISLPGPQGIPGPRGESGRPGLQGDRGQQGDPGLPGFPGDKGELGPPGIGFPGPTGSKGTSGIPGAQGLTGEPGRPGRDGLTGKSGPPGQKGDPGRGLPGPKGSQGFPGVSGFPGEKGTIGFAGIPGQEGQTGPPGPQGYKGDIGVPGPPGQVGQPGPPGKGLPGSPGPEGPPGEPGPYGGVGVKGEKGFPGTPGLDMPGLQGEKGSSGFPGVPGSKGLPGLPGLPGRDGLIGKQGFKGEMGVMGTPGVAGYPGLPGTPGSPGLRGDPGITGPRGNVGETGLKGERGEPGLQGPPGNMSKVDMDHMKGEKGDIGDSGHPGFAGEKGHRGLQGDPGMPGKDGDPGLPGQPGEKGDSGLPGDPGGIGQPGQKGSVGEMGIPGPVGPKGTKGDIGTAGHIGFRGTDGEKGDTGIPGEPGIGVPGYPGEKGLTGQPGFPGSHGDKGEKGLEGMPGKPGLQGSKGDKGSVGYPGQAGRPGERGNPGLPGSAGEPGRDGNPGEGGRQGPPGARGEKGEPGEDGIPGTSGERGDPGLSGQGSPGPPGALGIKGETGSPGVPGTPGHPGVPGIKGDKGFSGPQGPLGEPGERGLPGISLEGPKGERGETGQPGESGAPGTAGPGGLPGREGPKGDKGDQGPPGFSGEAGHKGDSGTSGLPGQPGLPGIDGQKGERGLQGVHGFPGTKGDGGDIGFSGEVGDRGFPGEKGSEGLPGPPGPHTFIKGDIGFPGVQGMPGPQGPPGLLGQKGQQGVSGIPGPKGDEGLPGYHGQPGAKGESGLPGPQGPRGYPGPPGPDGVPGQVGPPGPSSMDHGFLVTRHSQTTEVPFCPEGTGLIYDGYSLLYVQGNERSHGQDLGTAGSCLRKFSPMPFLFCNINNVCNFASRNDYSYWLTSPEPMPMSMAAITGQSIKPFISRCAVCEAPAMVIAVHSQTIMIPPCPQGWDSLWIGYSFVMHTSAGAEGSGQALASPGSCLEEFRSAPFIECHGRGTCNYYANSYSFWLATIEDSEMFTKPVPTTLKAGNLRTHISRCQVCMKRT